Proteins found in one Halarsenatibacter silvermanii genomic segment:
- a CDS encoding UDP-N-acetylglucosamine 1-carboxyvinyltransferase, whose translation MDKFHIEQSPSLSGRVRISGAKNAALPIIAAALLPDSPCRLKEIPALNDVKNLARIVECMGAEVEYEESSMTIDPRTLDCFEADPELASQLRASYYILGVMLAREGRACTSLPGGCRIGSRPIDLHLKGFKALGAEVSIEEGCVEVWTENGLTGGDIYLDYPSVGATINIMLAASRAEGKTTIENAAREPEIVDLANFLTVMGAGIKGVGTDVIRIEGVDEMQGVEHEIIPDRIEAGTYIIAGALAGEDVFVENVLDEHLKPLLAKLREMGVELEQDISGVRVARPKKLRSVDVKTFPYPGFPTDLQAQMMVLLTQAESSSVVTETVWEDRFSHVDELNKMGASIQLDDNSALINPSSLKGAEVTAPDLRAGAALMLAGLIADGETMIDEVDHIRRGYENIIEKISGLGGRIKQVRDRKNQVTTA comes from the coding sequence GTGGATAAATTTCATATAGAGCAGAGTCCTTCCCTTTCGGGCAGGGTGAGGATAAGCGGTGCTAAAAACGCGGCTTTGCCCATAATAGCAGCCGCTTTGCTGCCCGATTCTCCCTGTCGCTTAAAAGAAATCCCTGCACTCAACGATGTGAAAAATTTAGCCAGAATAGTCGAGTGCATGGGTGCGGAGGTAGAGTATGAAGAGAGCAGTATGACGATCGATCCCCGTACTCTTGATTGCTTTGAGGCTGATCCTGAACTGGCAAGTCAGCTGAGAGCTTCATATTACATACTGGGTGTCATGCTGGCCAGAGAGGGCAGAGCCTGTACCAGTCTGCCGGGCGGCTGCCGCATAGGCAGCAGGCCTATAGACCTTCATCTGAAAGGGTTTAAAGCTCTGGGGGCTGAGGTCAGCATCGAGGAGGGCTGTGTTGAAGTATGGACCGAAAACGGCCTGACCGGAGGAGATATTTATCTCGATTATCCCAGTGTGGGAGCCACCATCAATATCATGCTGGCCGCCTCTCGGGCCGAAGGTAAAACCACTATAGAGAACGCCGCCCGGGAGCCGGAGATTGTCGATCTGGCCAACTTTTTGACCGTGATGGGAGCAGGTATTAAAGGCGTGGGAACAGATGTAATCAGGATTGAAGGTGTGGATGAAATGCAGGGGGTTGAACATGAGATAATCCCCGACCGCATCGAGGCAGGCACCTATATCATTGCCGGGGCCCTGGCCGGGGAAGATGTATTTGTCGAGAATGTGCTCGATGAACATCTAAAGCCTCTTCTGGCCAAACTCAGGGAGATGGGTGTCGAGCTGGAACAGGATATTTCCGGAGTGCGCGTGGCCAGACCGAAAAAGTTGAGATCAGTGGATGTAAAGACATTTCCCTATCCCGGCTTCCCCACCGATCTTCAGGCGCAGATGATGGTGCTTTTAACTCAGGCTGAGAGCAGCAGTGTTGTGACCGAAACGGTCTGGGAGGATAGATTTTCTCACGTCGATGAATTGAATAAAATGGGGGCCAGCATCCAGCTAGATGATAATTCTGCTCTGATAAATCCCAGCAGCCTGAAAGGGGCTGAAGTGACAGCGCCCGATCTCAGAGCCGGGGCAGCTTTGATGCTGGCCGGCCTGATCGCTGATGGCGAGACAATGATCGATGAGGTAGATCATATCCGCCGCGGCTACGAGAATATAATTGAAAAGATTTCCGGGCTGGGCGGCAGAATAAAACAGGTCCGGGACCGAAAAAACCAGGTTACTACCGCATGA